A stretch of the Erinaceus europaeus chromosome 1, mEriEur2.1, whole genome shotgun sequence genome encodes the following:
- the DDX21 gene encoding nucleolar RNA helicase 2, which produces MPGKLLSDADLESDAAMGQVEKPRKQNEKKDKKKSKCIKTEEATEENEETITPKAKKIKKKAETPEVDMNSLKPKKSKKEEPSLDDTVSLKTKSAKKKKESTEQKVSPKTKKVKNAESSESSEEEEVIVAPNPKRMKKEKEVNGEIKGKAPQIKNGLSHSGPDTNSSGATSEESNSELEQEIPIEQKEGAFSNFPISEETIKLLKARGVTFLFPIQAKTFHHVYGGKDLIAQARTGTGKTFSFAIPLIEKLLGEMHDRKRGRAPQVLVLAPTRELASQVSRDFSDITKKLAVACFYGGTPYGGQIERMRNGIDILVGTPGRIKDHLQNAKLDLTKLKHVVLDEVDQMLDMGFADQVEEILSVAYKKDSEDNPQTLLFSATCPHWVYNVAKKYMRTTYEQVDLIGKKTQKAAITVEHLAIKCHWTQRAAVIGDVIRVYSGFTGRTIIFTETKKEAQELSQSTSIKQDAQALHGDIQQKQREITLKGFRNGDFGVMVATNVAARGLDIPEVDLVIQCSPPKDVESYIHRSGRTGRAGRTGICICFYQHKEEYQLVQVEQKAGIKFKRIGVPSATEIIKASSKDAIRLLDTVPPTAISHFKQSAEKLIEEKGAVEALAAALAHISGATSVDQRSMINSEAGFVTMILRCSIEMPNISYAWKELKEQLGEGIDSRVKGMVFLKGKQGVCFDIPTAAVAEVQEKWHDSRRWQLSVATEQPDLEGPREGYRNFRGQREGNRSSRGPRDGNRGSRGQRDGSRGFRGQRSGGGDRRNRFQNRGQKRSFSKAFD; this is translated from the exons ATGCCGGGCAAACTCCTTAGCGACGCGGATTTGGAGTCAGACGCAGCCATGGGACAAGTGGAGAAACCACGGAAACAAAATGAGAAG aaagataaaaagaagtcaAAGTGTATTAAGACTGAAGAAGCAacagaagaaaatgaagagaccatAACCCCCAaggctaaaaaaattaaaaagaaagcagagacTCCTGAAGTTGACATGAATTCCCTTAAACCTAAAAAGTCAAAGAAGGAGGAGCCTTCTCTAGATGATACTGTTTCCCTTAAAACCAAAAGCgcgaaaaagaaaaaggagtctaCTGAACAAAAAGTTTCTCCTAAAACCAAAAAGGTGAAAAATGCGGAGTCTTCAGAGTCTtctgaggaagaggaagtaataGTTGCTCCTAATCCCAAGAGgatgaagaaggaaaaggaagtgaatggagaaataaagggaaaagccCCCCAAATAAAGAATGGATTATCTCATTCTGGACCTGACACTAATTCCAGTGGAGCTACCAGTGAAGAAAGTAATAGTGAGTTAGAGCAG GAAATACCTATAGAACAAAAAGAAGGCGCTTTCTCCAATTTTCCCATCTCAGAAGAGACTATTAAACTTCTCAAAG CTCGTGGTGTGACATTCCTGTTTCCTATACAAGCAAAGACCTTTCACCATGTCTATGGTGGGAAAGATTTAATTGCACAGGCAAGGACAGGAACTGGGAAGACATTCTCCTTTGCCATTCCTTTGATTGAGAAACTTCTGGGAGAAATGCATGACCGGAAAAGAGGCCGAGCCCCGCAG GTTTTGGTTCTTGCACCCACAAGAGAGTTGGCAAGTCAAGTGAGCAGAGACTTCAGTGACATCACAAAAAAGCTGGCAGTGGCTTGTTTTTATGGTGGAACTCCTTACGGAGGCCAAA ttgAGCGCATGCGCAATGGGATTGATATCCTGGTTGGAACACCGGGTCGTATTAAAGACCACCTGCAGAATGCCAAGCTAGATCTCACCAAACTTAAGCATGTTGTCCTGGATGAAGTTGACCAGATGCTGGACATGGGTTTTGCAGATCAAGTGGAAGAGATTTTAAGTGTGGCATATAAGAAAG ATTCAGAAGACAATCCCCAAACATTGCTTTTTTCTGCAACTTGCCCTCATTGGGTATATAATGTTGCTAAGAAATACATGAGAACTACATATGAACAGGTGGACCTGATTGGTAAAAAGACTCAGAAAGCAGCCATAACTGTGGAG CACCTGGCTATCAAGTGCCACTGGACTCAGAGGGCGGCAGTTATTGGCGATGTGATCCGAGTGTATAGTGGCTTCACTGGACGCACTATCATTTTTACTGAGACCAAGAAAGAAGCCCAGGAGTTGTCACAGAGCACATCCATTAAACAG GATGCCCAGGCACTACATGGAGACATACAACAAAAGCAAAGAGAAATAACCCTGAAAGGGTTTAGAAATGGTGATTTTGGAGTTATGGTTGCAACCAATGTTGCAGCTCGCGGGTTAGACATCCCCGAGGTTGATCTGGTTATCCAGTGTTCCCCACCAAAA GATGTGGAGTCTTATATTCATCGTTCTGGGCGAACGGGCAGAGCTGGAAGAACGGGGATTTGTATATGTTTTTATCAGCACAAGGAAGAATATCAATTAGTGCAAGTGGAACAAAAAGCG GGGATTAAATTTAAACGAATAGGTGTCCCTTCTGCAACAGAGATAATAAAAGCTTCCAGTAAAGACGCCATCAG GCTTTTGGATACTGTGCCTCCCACAGCCATTAGTCACTTCAAGCAGTCAGCTGAGAAGTTGATTGAGGAGAAGGGAGCCGTTGAAGCCCTGGCAGCAGCGCTGGCCCACATTTCCGGTGCCACATCAGTAGACCAGCGCTCCATGATCAACTCAGAAGCG GGCTTTGTGACCATGATCTTGCGGTGCTCAATTGAAATGCCAAACATTAGTTATGCTTGGAAAGAACTTAAAGAGCAACTGGGCGAAGGTATTGATTCCAGAGTGAAGGGAATGGTCTTTCTCAAGGGAAAACAG GGTGTTTGTTTTGATATTCCTACCGCAGCAGTAGCAGAAGTGCag GAAAAATGGCACGATTCTCGCCGCTGGCAGCTGTCTGTAGCCACTGAGCAGCCAGATCTAGAAGGACCACGGGAAGGATATCGAAACTTCAGGGGACAGCGGGAAGGAAACAGAAGCTCCAGGGGGCCCCGAGATGGAAACAGAGGCTCCAGGGGACAGCGGGATGGAAGCAGAGGCTTCAGGGGACAGCGATCAGGAGGTGGTGATAGGAGGAACAGATTTCAAAACAGAGGCCAGAAGAGGAGTTTTAGTAAAGCGTTTGACTAG